A part of Eriocheir sinensis breed Jianghai 21 chromosome 51, ASM2467909v1, whole genome shotgun sequence genomic DNA contains:
- the LOC126982593 gene encoding facilitated trehalose transporter Tret1-like: METDAILHAQKAAMKDTEPRGEKMCRYAKQIFMVFLGSLCYVFMGMTLTWPNVFKAHLATDNTTLFDTELHIDEWEFDMLNSLISVGSVFGLLLSGWLVRKIGRKKSLMVSVMPGLLGWITLGLAINTPMLLFGRLCDGVTTGMITLTGMTYATEIPDTSIRGTVCTTCGLVFLFGVALCVILSLALTWYAVALSNVAAILVYICLIVPFLPESPTFLTVTKKDKEAIKVLRRLRGKHINIETEMALIKKMNDDAAGDKGWSFVLQKKVQKTILVLTILFLVQGFSGTAVLRADALRILQASGITGNTNLYVILLLLIPIAGTFVMSCMTDTLGRRGCLVISLAFMMLTYVVLGTVVYFQSRPLVSVVPIDLNDTMQQQPYEVELSPGQLTILVSLIVCLFAMNLGIEALPWQLASEYFPTTIRSQAMSLSVSIGCIIAAFPLQLYSVMNNLLTTAGLFWFYAAVSGIGVVFIVQCVPETAHKMVG; the protein is encoded by the exons ATGGAGACCGACGCAATCCTTCATGCGCAGAAGGCGGCCATGAAAGACACAGAGCCTCGTGGAGAAAAGATGTGTCGCTACGCCAAACAG ATCTTCATGGTGTTCTTGGGCTCGTTATGCTACGTGTTTATGGGCATGACCTTGACGTGGCCCAACGTATTTAAGGCCCACCTCGCCACCGACAACACCACACTATTCGACACAGAGTTGCACATCGATGAATGGGAGTTCGATATGCTAA ACAGTCTCATAAGCGTCGGCAGCGTGTTCGGTTTGCTTTTGTCTGGCTGGCTCGTCCGGAAGATTGGTCGCAAGAAGTCCCTAATGGTGTCGGTGATGCCAGGCCTGCTGGGCTGGATTACCCTGGGCTTGGCAATCAACACGCCCATGCTGCTGTTCGGCAG ATTATGCGACGGCGTGACCACCGGCATGATAACACTAACTGGGATGACCTACGCCACAGAGATCCCTGACACATCTATTAGGGGCACCGTCTGCACAACTTGCGGTCTCGTGTTCCTCTTCGGTGTAGCACTCTGCGTCATATTGAGTCTGGCGCTGACTTGGTATGCGGTGGCGCTGAGCAACGTGGCTGCCATCCTTGTTTACATCTGCCTGATCGTTCCCTTCCTGCCAGAAAGTCCCACGTTCCTCACCGTCACCAAAAAGGATAAGGAAGCTATCAAAGTCCTACGGCGACTTCGAGGAAAACACATCAACATCGAGACAGAGATGGCACtcataaagaaaatgaatgacgATGCCGCGGGCGATAAAGGATGGAGTTTCGTTCTGCAGAAAAAGGTACAAAAGACTATTCTGGTGCTGACCATACTGTTCTTGGTGCAGGGGTTCAGCGGAACGGCCGTTTTGCGAGCAGACGCGCTAAGAATTCTGCAGGCTTCTGGGATAACCGGCAATACGAACCTgtacgtcatcctcctcctcttaataccaATTGCCGGAACCTTCGTGATGTCATGTATGACGGACACTCTGGGTCGCCGCGGGTGTTTGGTGATCTCCCTTGCTTTCATGATGCTCACCTACGTTGTTCTCGGCACAGTTGTCTATTTTCAGAGTCGACCACTTGTATCAGTAGTCCCAATAGACCTCAACGATACCATGCAGCAGCAGCCCTACGAAGTAGAGCTCAG CCCGGGACAGTTGACAATCCTCGTCTCCCTCATCGTCTGCCTCTTCGCCATGAACCTCGGCATTGAGGCTCTCCCCTGGCAACTCGCCTCCGAGTACTTCCCTACAACCATTCGCTCACAG GCAATGAGCTTGAGCGTGAGCATCGGCTGCATTATCGCCGCCTTTCCCCTGCAGCTGTACAGCGTCATGAACAACCTCCTCACCACCGCCGGTCTCTTCTGGTTTTACGCGGCAGTGTCGGGCATTGGCGTGGTGTTTATAGTGCAGTGTGTGCCGGAGACTGCCCACAAAATGGTGGgttag